The sequence below is a genomic window from Bacteroidota bacterium.
GTCGATAGCAATTATACTGATAAAATCCTCAATTCATTCCAGCATGTTGAAGTAAGCGGCCGTAAAATTGTTGTAGAACAGGCACAGGACAGAAAACCTTCAGCATCATCAAGATCCAAAAAAGAGAAATTCAGGGAAGGCAAATTCTCCGAATATGGCAAAAACAGTCGCAGAGACCGCGAGCGTAAAGGTTCAAAAGACAGAAAATATAAAAAAAGTAGATGGTAAACTAGTAACCATATTTTTTCTTCCAAAGAAAACTTAAGCGGTTACGGATTTCTTTTTCCTTGTTATTATTTTGCGGGTCATAAAATTTATGGCCCGCTATTTTTTCGGGCAAATAATCCTGCAAAACAAAATTATTTTCAAAATCATGGGCATATTTGTAATCCTTTCCATAGCCCAACTGGCTCATTAATTTAGTCGGTGCATTTCTCAAATGCAGAGGCACTGGTAAATCGCCTGTCTGTTCAACAAAAGCCAAAGCATCATTAATTGCTTTATAGGAAGCATTGCTCTTGGGCGATGTAGCCAAATAAACAGCAGTTTCCGAAAGAATGATACGCGATTCGGGCATCCCGATCACATGAATAGCGTCAAAACAGGCCTGGGCAAGAAGCAAGGCATTGGGATTGGCCAGACCTATATCCTCAGATGCCAGAATCAGCATCCTGCGGGCAATAAATTTCGGGTCTTCCCCACCGGCAATCATCCTGGCCAGCCAATAAACCGCAGCATTGGGATCACTGCCCCTCATGCTTTTAATGAAGGCCGAAATAATGTCGTAATGCATCTCCCCGCTTTTGTCGAACATGGCAATATTCTGCTGTAGGACATCCGTAACTTTCTGATCGGTAATCACCACCTGATCGGAATTTTCTGCATTAACCATCATCTCCAGGATATTGAGCAATTTGCGGGCATCACCTCCCGAAAAACGCAAGATGGCCTGATCTTCCTTAACCTCAATATCTTTCTTCTTCAGATAGATATCCGTTTCAATAGCATGGTTCAGAATCTCCAGCAGTTCCTCTTTTTCAAGAGACTGAAGCACATAAACCTGACAACGTGATAACAAAGGAGATATAACTTCGAAGGACGGATTTTCAGTAGTGGCACCAATCAAGGTAACAGTTCCCTGCTCAACTGCACTTAATAAGGAATCCTGTTGTGATTTGCTAAAACGGTGGATTTCATCAATAAACAAAATAGCATTGGGCTGATTGAAAAATTGCAATTTCTTGGCCTTTTCAATAGTCTCTCGCACATCCTTCACCCCCGAATTAACGGCACTTAAAGTGTAGAAAGGACGCTTCAGGGTATTGGCAATGATCGTAGCCAGTGTGGTTTTTCCCACACCCGGAGGCCCCCACAGGATAAACGAAGAAAGGTTGCCCGATTCTATCATTTTTCTCAGCACAGCCCCTTTACCAATCAAATGCCGCTGCCCGATATAATGATCCAGATCTTTAGGCCTCAGACGCTCTGCCAAAGGTTGATTTACCGACATATTCTTTTAGATAGTTTATGCGAAAATACAAAAATCAGGGCAATTTATTCATTGATTTAGATCGCAGAAATGAGCATTACTAAAATATGAAGTTCGAAATAACTGGCTCCGGTAAAATTTTTATGAGAACAAATCAATTCTCCAGGTATTGCCTCGTTGTCATAACAGTTGAATAAGTATTATTTAAAGCTGCTAAAAATGCATTTTGAACGACCGCTGCTTTGAGGATTTCATCATTAATTTTCAAATCCCTTGTGGCGCAGGCATCTCCAATTAAAACAATATTAAATCCCAGATCCTTCGCAGCCCTTGTAGTTGCATCAACACACATATGGGTCATCATGCCACAAATAATCAAATCTGTTATATCATTGCTCTTAAGATATTCCAGCAATCCGGTTTCCCGGAAACTATTGGGATAATGTTTGATGATGACTTTCTCATTTGCCAGAGGCCGGACATTCTTGTGTATCTCTGCTCCTTTAGTTCCGGGTAGAAAAAACGTTGCAGCGGGTTTAGTGGCAATATGCTGCACATGAACAACCGGCAAATGATCGGCTCTGAAATGTTCCAGGATA
It includes:
- a CDS encoding replication-associated recombination protein A, which gives rise to MSVNQPLAERLRPKDLDHYIGQRHLIGKGAVLRKMIESGNLSSFILWGPPGVGKTTLATIIANTLKRPFYTLSAVNSGVKDVRETIEKAKKLQFFNQPNAILFIDEIHRFSKSQQDSLLSAVEQGTVTLIGATTENPSFEVISPLLSRCQVYVLQSLEKEELLEILNHAIETDIYLKKKDIEVKEDQAILRFSGGDARKLLNILEMMVNAENSDQVVITDQKVTDVLQQNIAMFDKSGEMHYDIISAFIKSMRGSDPNAAVYWLARMIAGGEDPKFIARRMLILASEDIGLANPNALLLAQACFDAIHVIGMPESRIILSETAVYLATSPKSNASYKAINDALAFVEQTGDLPVPLHLRNAPTKLMSQLGYGKDYKYAHDFENNFVLQDYLPEKIAGHKFYDPQNNNKEKEIRNRLSFLWKKKYGY
- a CDS encoding cysteine hydrolase family protein, with amino-acid sequence MKKALLLIDIQNDYFENGSMPLAGSGDAIVNAGFILEHFRADHLPVVHVQHIATKPAATFFLPGTKGAEIHKNVRPLANEKVIIKHYPNSFRETGLLEYLKSNDITDLIICGMMTHMCVDATTRAAKDLGFNIVLIGDACATRDLKINDEILKAAVVQNAFLAALNNTYSTVMTTRQYLEN